The genomic segment ACTTACCTTACCGAAACCGATGACTGGGAGGGCCTGTTGGTGTTACCCCTATATCTTTGTCGTCAGGCGTATGTAAGAGCCAAGGTAACATCCTTCCTCTTAGACGATGACTCCCTACCTCAGGAAGAAAAGGAAAAGGCTAGACAAACAGCCCAACAATATTATCACCTGGCTTGGAAATATACTCAACCGAACCAAGGGAGATTGATACTGGTAGCAGGTATCTCTGGCAGTGGGAAAACCACCGTAGCAAGGCAAATAGCCCAGAAAATCAACGGTTTCCAAATCCGCTCCGATGCCGTGCGTAAACACATAGCAGGTATTCCTCTCCATGTCAAGGGGAATTCTACTGTTTACTCCACACAGATGACACAACGCACCTATAACCGTCTCATTCAACTGGCTAAAACCCTCACTCTGGCGGGATATAATGTGCTCCTGGACGCCAAATTCGATCAACTGCAATACCGTCAACCTCTCCTAGAATTCGCCCTCCGGGAAAACATCCCCTTTACTATCATCCATTGTACTGCCCCCCTTTCCGTTTTGGCAGAAAGACTTCATCGTCGCCAGGGGGATATATCTGACGCTACCCCGGATTTACTACTACAACAACAAAACCAGCAACAACCTTTTACAGATGCCGAAAAACCCTTCCTCGTCCCTCTAGACACCACCCTGCCAGAAGCAACCCTCTCTGATAGGATAACAGAAATACTAAAACTCACCTAGATGTCTTCCTACGGTTGTCCTCCTGCGGATGGGGAAGTGTAGCTCAAAACCTCCCCATCCCTCCTTCGTAGCGCTTCAGAAAGGAAACAAAACCCTCAAATGTGGACTGTTCTTGTTCTATTCTACTAGTGAGTTAGAGAGAATTTTCCTAGAACACGGGATAATTTGAGGGAACTACAAGTCCTTACCGACTACTAGAAACCAACTCCTCTAGTTTCTTCACAGTGGCCTGATGAGAGGCGTAAATCTCCGGGAAGCCACGCTCTATCTCTCGGATTTTAGTCTCCTTCGCCCCTAGTGCCGCCTGTAAAACCTTCATTGCCTCTTTTGGTTCCCCCTTGCCACAGAAGAACAAATCTGCGGCAAAATAGCCATACTCTGGCCACGTGTGGATGGCAATATGTGACTCTGCCAAGGTTACAGTAGCAGTTACCCCGTGGGGACTAAACTGGTGTACACACATGTCTATCAAGGTGGCCTTTCCGGCCTTAACGGCATTTAATAACCCCTCGCGGATTCTTTCGGGATCATTTAAAAGATCCGCAGGGGCCTGCCATGCATCCACCACTAAATGTGTACCCACTTTTTTCATTCTTCCTAACTCACTCCATACAGTTTTTGCTACAGTATTTGTTTTTTTTGTTTTGTTTGCTTGGGATTTCTTGCTTGGCTACTCTTCCTTGCTACCTTTGTTTTTTTTTGTATTTGTCAGGTTAAGGAAAAGTAAAGACAAAAAATCACTCAACTAACCAGCATATACAAAAATACCCAGGAATGTCAAGTACTTTTACCAAGTTTCTCCCTCCATTTTCTATAATTTTTCCTTATGAATGGGGCCAGGATGCCGCCTTCCCCTGCCCGGTCATAATAAACACGAGGGAGAGAATAATATAACCGTTGGCTACAATTTTGGGAGTCAAGGAATGAAATGGGGAATGACATGGGGATGATTGATGGAAGGTGTGGCTATCACCGATAATGAAAAGGAGAGTGAGGAAAAAAGAGCAAAAAATATGGGAAATTTTCTCTTGGAAATAGGCACAGAAGAATTGCCGGCAGACTTTGTGGAAAGCGCCATTGGTCAGTGGCAAGAGAGGGTGAAAAAAGATTTAGAGGCAGAGTATTTACACCCTACTGAGGTAAAAGTATATGGCACCCCCAGACGTTTAGCTGTACTAGTAGAAGGCTTGCCGGAAAAACAAGAGGATAGGGAAGAAGAAATAAAAGGGCCTCCAGTGGCAGTGGCCTTTAAGGATGGGAAACCTACACCGGCAGCAGAAGGTTTTGCCCGTAGACAGGGGGTTAAAGTAGAGGATTTGGTGGTAAGAAAAACAGATAAAGGAGAGTTTATATTTGTAGTCAAAACAGTCACGGGAGAAGCTACCACTGATATCCTCCAAAGACTAATCCCCCGGTGGATTACTGGCTTGGAAGGGAAACGGTTTATGCGTTGGGGAGATGGAGACTTCCGTTTCCCCCGTCCCATTCGTCATCTCGTTGCCCTTTGGGATGATCAGATTCTTCCTTGTAGTATAGTTAACGGTTCTACTATTCTACAGGCTAACCGCGTCACCACCGGCCATCGCGTCTTACACCCCCAACCGGTAGTCATCCCCACCGCCTCTGATTACCTGGCTACCCTGGAAAAAGCCTTTGTCTTGGCAGATGCCTCTATCCGTCGTGAAAAAATAAAACAGGAGGTCACACGCCTGGCAGAAACAGTAGGAGGAGAGGCAGAAATACCCCCAGACTTACTTACAGAAGTCACCCACCTAGTAGAATATCCTACCGCCGTCCTAGGCCAATTTGAGCCGGAATTTCTACAACTGCCTCCGGAAGTCATCATCACCGTCATGGTAAAACACCAACGCTATTTCCCCGTTAAAGATAAAGACGGAAAACTACTTCCGTATTTTATTACAGTCTCCAACGGCGACCCCGCCAAGTCGGATATTATAGCTTTAGGCAACACTAAAGTAATACGAGCTAGACTGGCAGATGCCAAGTTTTTCTACCAAGCCGACTGTGACGAACCTCTGGCCACCTATTTGCCCGCCCTGGAAAATGTAACTTTCCAAGAAGAGCTGGGTAGTATGCGAGACAAGGTGAATCGCATCATCGCCATCAGTCAGCAAATTGCCGAACAACTCGGCCTAGACGACAGTCAGAAAGCAGAAGTGGAAACCACTGCCTCCCTCTGCAAGGCGGATTTAGTCACCCAGATGGTATATGAGTTTCCCGAATTGCAGGGAGTTATGGGGGAAAAATATGCCCTGGCAAGTGGCGAGGAGGCTACTGTCGCCCGAGGCATTTTTGAACACTATCTCCCTCGACATGCCGGAGATATAATGCCAGAAACCCTCAACGGTCAAATTGTAGGCATAGCCGACAGACTTGATACTATTGTTGGTATAATAGGCCTTGGCATGCTACCCTCTGGTTCCAGTGATCCCTTTGCCCTCAGAAGGGCTGCTAATGGTATAATTACTGTCACGTGGTATGCCAATCTTAAAATTAATCTTCTTGAGTTAATACAACAAGCCTGTCAGGACTTTGTTATTGCCCATCCCCACAAACAAAACCCCCTCCCAATTGTTCAAGACTTTTTCTGTC from the Geminocystis sp. M7585_C2015_104 genome contains:
- the speD gene encoding adenosylmethionine decarboxylase, which gives rise to MKKVGTHLVVDAWQAPADLLNDPERIREGLLNAVKAGKATLIDMCVHQFSPHGVTATVTLAESHIAIHTWPEYGYFAADLFFCGKGEPKEAMKVLQAALGAKETKIREIERGFPEIYASHQATVKKLEELVSSSR
- a CDS encoding glycine--tRNA ligase subunit beta, with amino-acid sequence MGNFLLEIGTEELPADFVESAIGQWQERVKKDLEAEYLHPTEVKVYGTPRRLAVLVEGLPEKQEDREEEIKGPPVAVAFKDGKPTPAAEGFARRQGVKVEDLVVRKTDKGEFIFVVKTVTGEATTDILQRLIPRWITGLEGKRFMRWGDGDFRFPRPIRHLVALWDDQILPCSIVNGSTILQANRVTTGHRVLHPQPVVIPTASDYLATLEKAFVLADASIRREKIKQEVTRLAETVGGEAEIPPDLLTEVTHLVEYPTAVLGQFEPEFLQLPPEVIITVMVKHQRYFPVKDKDGKLLPYFITVSNGDPAKSDIIALGNTKVIRARLADAKFFYQADCDEPLATYLPALENVTFQEELGSMRDKVNRIIAISQQIAEQLGLDDSQKAEVETTASLCKADLVTQMVYEFPELQGVMGEKYALASGEEATVARGIFEHYLPRHAGDIMPETLNGQIVGIADRLDTIVGIIGLGMLPSGSSDPFALRRAANGIITVTWYANLKINLLELIQQACQDFVIAHPHKQNPLPIVQDFFCQRIATLLQDDLHVDYDLVNAVVGNNEPEFTQRALADLLDVKNRALFLQKIRDNGLLEQIYETVNRATRLAVKGNLPTQEFSATKVINPQLFESISEQQLFEALLKLETISLQAKAESNYQLLVDGLREITPYLEEFFDGKTSVLVMAEDEKIRENRLNMLGLIRNYSRVLADFSAIVKS